The following coding sequences lie in one Oceaniferula marina genomic window:
- a CDS encoding L,D-transpeptidase family protein produces MKRRTFLFLLLGSVLAIIAFYHYGRPLWGPYYLKLAGKDSVEDIMARYEEPVRDRMAPALSRIGRDAYPDRLMLIAIKEKQILEMWGQYEDSYVLIKEYPFTGYSGELGPKLEQGDGQIPEGEYGIEYLNPNSSFHLSMKVSYPNDFDREKGESDGRRRLGDDIMIHGRSATIGCIPVGDEAIEELFVWVVRVGASKTGVLISPVDYRAGVDSPSIVGIDWEDELYAAIKKRLLMFKHPSS; encoded by the coding sequence ATGAAGCGCAGGACGTTCTTGTTTCTATTGTTGGGCTCGGTTCTGGCGATAATCGCATTCTATCATTATGGCCGCCCGCTGTGGGGGCCATATTATTTGAAGTTAGCCGGGAAAGATAGCGTCGAGGACATCATGGCTCGGTATGAGGAACCAGTGCGTGATCGGATGGCTCCGGCACTCTCACGGATCGGTCGTGACGCTTACCCCGACCGTTTGATGCTGATCGCGATCAAGGAGAAACAAATCCTGGAGATGTGGGGGCAATACGAAGACTCGTATGTTCTCATCAAAGAGTATCCGTTTACCGGTTACTCGGGGGAGTTGGGCCCGAAGTTAGAGCAAGGGGATGGGCAGATTCCCGAAGGTGAGTATGGGATTGAATATCTGAATCCTAACAGCTCATTTCATCTCTCCATGAAGGTGAGCTATCCCAATGATTTCGATCGGGAGAAGGGAGAGTCGGACGGACGACGTCGTCTCGGTGATGATATCATGATTCACGGGAGGTCGGCGACGATCGGATGTATTCCCGTGGGTGACGAAGCGATTGAAGAATTGTTTGTCTGGGTGGTTCGTGTCGGAGCCAGCAAGACCGGGGTGCTGATTTCTCCAGTGGACTACCGGGCGGGTGTCGACAGTCCGTCGATTGTAGGAATCGATTGGGAAGACGAGCTATACGCTGCGATTAAAAAACGGTTGCTGATGTTTAAGCATCCGTCATCTTGA
- a CDS encoding iron-containing alcohol dehydrogenase, producing the protein MNSFEYYNPVRVVFGPGTLQRVGEEAAKLGTSAMIVSYADHKLLKPVLTQAESLMKAAGVSSITFLEVEPNPEIGTVERGVQIAKESGVDMVVGIGGGSAMDAAKAIAAGFYYSGDLWNMVYSRHDNVDAIPPEKALPMLMVSTLPATASEMNQCAVVSNPALKEKSYIWGECLFPKTAILDPELTTTLPTFQTACGAADTISHVLEIYFNGQDKSDLLHRWQEGVMRNVIENLPKVLANEADIDARTELQWTATCALNGWASPGDAWTPMHQVGHVLTSRHGINHGSTLSIIMPAWMEYYKSTKPERCFTFATRVMGIDPEGKSQSEVIDEGLCAFRRFLKTSGVPITMSEKGVTKADIPAIVEGVKTVSFGSDGMLSCNPPVSAEDISNILLKAL; encoded by the coding sequence ATGAATTCATTTGAATACTATAATCCTGTCCGCGTGGTCTTTGGCCCGGGAACACTGCAACGAGTCGGCGAGGAAGCTGCCAAACTCGGCACATCTGCCATGATCGTTTCCTACGCCGATCACAAACTACTCAAGCCCGTACTGACTCAAGCAGAATCTTTGATGAAAGCAGCGGGGGTCTCATCCATCACCTTTCTTGAAGTCGAGCCCAACCCGGAAATTGGAACAGTCGAACGCGGAGTTCAAATTGCCAAGGAGAGTGGCGTCGACATGGTGGTCGGCATCGGAGGAGGCAGTGCGATGGACGCAGCCAAAGCTATCGCTGCTGGATTTTACTACTCGGGAGACCTCTGGAATATGGTTTACAGCCGACACGACAACGTCGACGCCATTCCACCGGAAAAAGCCCTCCCCATGCTGATGGTATCCACCCTGCCAGCCACGGCATCCGAGATGAACCAGTGTGCAGTGGTCAGCAATCCGGCACTAAAGGAGAAATCCTACATCTGGGGCGAGTGTCTGTTTCCCAAGACGGCCATCCTCGATCCCGAACTGACCACCACCCTACCGACCTTCCAAACCGCATGTGGAGCTGCCGACACCATTTCACACGTGCTCGAAATCTACTTCAACGGCCAGGACAAGTCGGATCTCCTGCACCGATGGCAGGAAGGCGTCATGCGCAATGTCATCGAAAACCTTCCCAAGGTGCTCGCTAACGAGGCGGACATCGACGCCCGCACCGAACTGCAATGGACTGCCACCTGTGCCCTCAACGGATGGGCATCTCCCGGTGACGCCTGGACTCCGATGCACCAGGTAGGCCACGTCCTGACATCCCGTCATGGCATCAACCATGGATCCACCTTGTCCATCATCATGCCCGCATGGATGGAATACTACAAATCGACCAAACCCGAGCGTTGCTTCACCTTTGCGACCAGAGTCATGGGCATCGATCCCGAAGGCAAGTCACAAAGCGAAGTCATCGACGAAGGACTCTGCGCCTTCCGCAGGTTTCTAAAAACATCCGGAGTCCCGATCACAATGAGTGAAAAAGGAGTCACCAAAGCCGACATTCCAGCCATCGTGGAAGGAGTCAAAACCGTCAGCTTCGGATCCGACGGCATGCTGTCCTGCAACCCCCCCGTCTCCGCCGAGGACATTTCCAATATTCTGCTCAAGGCACTCTAA
- a CDS encoding PD40 domain-containing protein: MKTPLFICAAATLGLLLTSPVHAKGKNSPTSLRAAIEDLQMKYGDRYPQAKAYLKELDQKANQSGENFQKLQQRALRAHPLLTNTPVLFVERAQYLSDHHNTETIFQTDEVCTHKYRPSGPMKLLDVATGKTKVLLDPGKDGSIRDPEVHPDGTRVIFSMRKNIQDDYHIYEISSKGSGLKQLTSAKGVADFDPCYLPDGSIVFSSTREPKFCGCNRHIMANLFRMEADGANIHQIGKSTLFEGQSSVMPDGRILYNRWEYVDRNFGDAQGLWTVNPDGTNHAVYWGNNTASPGGVLDARMIPGTNLTLCTFSSCHDVPWGAMAIIDRNLGVDGRKSVVRTWPADAINLVDKGNFDTFKRVNPKYEDPFPLSETTFLVSRMTQTKGKKGRPMGIFLVDTFGNEILLHSEGRGCYEPMPVTTSKPAPVKPITRDYKPNGTGTFYVQNVYIGTHMQGVAPGEIKYLRVVEAPEKRTWINNPWSGQGTQWPAMNWHNFQNKRILGTVPVEEDGSVHFECPADTFVFFQLLDKDKMMIHSMRSGTSIQSGETQGCVGCHEDRNSAVPLNTQKQPLAMKRAASKLSGWKGKPREFSYQGEVQPVFDQHCVSCHDYGKPAGQKLNLASDRTLVFNASYIDLWSKGYVNAIGAGPAAIQQARSWGAANSRLVKALTVDHQNIPEHKDVRLKRDELEKITTWLDLNAPYYPTFQSAHPEGLAGRSPLTPAEVGKLGKLTKTRFVTGHNHRQGAQISFERPELSPCLSKLDPKSKEYRVALALINEGKKRLTQTPRGDMPGFKPSDRDLKRLKKYTDRKKIEEANRKAIQEGNKRYDRDFQ; this comes from the coding sequence ATGAAGACACCGTTATTCATCTGCGCTGCTGCCACTCTGGGCTTACTCCTGACCAGTCCTGTTCACGCCAAAGGGAAAAACTCCCCAACAAGCCTGCGTGCTGCCATCGAGGATCTGCAGATGAAATACGGTGATCGCTACCCACAGGCCAAGGCCTACCTCAAAGAGCTGGATCAAAAAGCAAACCAAAGCGGAGAAAACTTCCAGAAGCTCCAGCAACGCGCACTCCGCGCCCACCCCCTGCTGACCAACACTCCCGTGCTGTTTGTTGAACGGGCCCAGTACCTGAGCGACCACCACAACACGGAAACCATCTTCCAAACCGACGAAGTCTGCACCCACAAATACCGCCCGAGCGGACCGATGAAGCTGCTCGATGTGGCAACGGGTAAAACCAAGGTGCTACTCGACCCCGGCAAGGATGGCTCGATCCGAGACCCCGAAGTCCACCCTGATGGCACACGAGTCATTTTCTCAATGCGTAAAAACATTCAGGACGACTACCACATCTACGAAATCAGCTCCAAGGGCTCGGGCTTGAAGCAGCTGACATCCGCCAAAGGCGTGGCCGATTTCGACCCATGCTACCTTCCCGACGGCTCGATTGTTTTTTCCTCCACCCGGGAGCCGAAGTTCTGCGGATGCAACCGCCACATCATGGCCAACCTGTTTCGCATGGAAGCCGATGGGGCCAATATCCACCAAATCGGTAAAAGCACCCTGTTCGAGGGGCAAAGCTCGGTCATGCCCGATGGCCGCATCCTCTACAACCGCTGGGAGTATGTCGACCGTAACTTCGGTGACGCCCAAGGACTCTGGACCGTCAACCCAGACGGCACGAACCACGCCGTCTACTGGGGTAATAACACTGCCAGCCCGGGAGGCGTGCTTGATGCCCGCATGATCCCCGGCACCAACCTCACCCTCTGCACCTTTTCCTCCTGCCACGACGTCCCATGGGGCGCCATGGCCATCATCGACCGCAACCTCGGCGTGGACGGCCGTAAGTCCGTCGTCCGCACCTGGCCGGCCGATGCCATCAATCTGGTAGACAAAGGAAACTTCGACACCTTCAAACGGGTCAACCCGAAATATGAAGACCCGTTCCCACTCAGTGAAACCACGTTTCTCGTGTCACGCATGACCCAAACAAAAGGGAAAAAGGGACGCCCGATGGGGATCTTTCTGGTCGACACCTTCGGCAACGAAATCCTGCTGCACAGCGAAGGACGCGGATGTTACGAGCCGATGCCCGTCACCACCAGCAAGCCCGCCCCGGTCAAACCCATCACCCGTGACTACAAACCCAACGGCACCGGCACGTTTTACGTGCAAAACGTCTACATTGGCACCCACATGCAAGGGGTGGCTCCGGGAGAAATCAAATACCTGCGTGTTGTCGAAGCTCCTGAGAAACGCACCTGGATCAACAACCCATGGAGTGGTCAAGGGACCCAGTGGCCCGCCATGAACTGGCACAACTTCCAGAATAAACGCATCCTCGGCACCGTCCCTGTCGAGGAAGACGGCTCGGTTCATTTCGAATGCCCGGCCGATACCTTTGTCTTTTTCCAGCTACTCGATAAAGACAAAATGATGATCCACTCGATGCGCAGTGGCACCAGCATCCAGTCCGGAGAAACCCAGGGCTGCGTCGGCTGCCACGAAGACCGCAACAGTGCGGTTCCCCTCAACACCCAGAAACAACCACTCGCCATGAAGCGGGCAGCTTCCAAGCTGAGCGGTTGGAAAGGAAAGCCAAGGGAGTTCAGCTACCAAGGTGAGGTGCAACCGGTATTCGACCAGCATTGCGTTTCCTGCCACGATTATGGCAAACCCGCCGGACAAAAACTCAACCTCGCCAGCGACCGAACGCTGGTCTTCAATGCCTCCTACATTGACCTTTGGAGCAAAGGATACGTCAATGCGATTGGAGCCGGCCCCGCCGCCATCCAGCAGGCACGCAGCTGGGGCGCTGCCAACAGCCGCTTGGTCAAAGCCCTCACGGTGGACCACCAAAACATCCCGGAGCACAAGGACGTCCGCCTCAAGCGTGATGAGCTTGAAAAGATTACCACCTGGCTCGATCTCAATGCTCCCTACTACCCAACATTCCAATCCGCCCACCCCGAAGGTTTGGCCGGACGCTCACCACTCACCCCTGCGGAAGTGGGCAAACTAGGGAAACTGACCAAGACCCGTTTTGTCACCGGGCACAATCACCGCCAAGGAGCCCAGATCAGTTTCGAGCGCCCTGAACTCAGCCCCTGCCTGAGTAAACTCGATCCGAAGTCCAAGGAATATCGCGTAGCCCTCGCTCTGATCAACGAAGGTAAAAAGCGCCTCACCCAAACCCCACGAGGTGACATGCCTGGCTTCAAACCCAGTGACCGGGACCTGAAGCGTTTGAAGAAATACACCGACCGGAAAAAAATCGAGGAGGCCAACCGCAAGGCCATCCAGGAAGGAAACAAACGATACGACCGGGACTTCCAGTAA
- a CDS encoding DUF481 domain-containing protein, whose amino-acid sequence MPTITRHLLLFSLLLPLTSSAHDEKSSPPADGQWHSNLDLGLTIAKGNTDSLMVAAGIQTQKKQGPNALFGSLSYSYGEEDENKTTDETLAKATWKHQYAGENFYGLRFDGRRDTFAKIDYRMSLTGSLGHYLLNSDTHLLSLEFGLGGTFEEKDSTEDNYAHALVAQHFEYLISQDTKFYQNFSWFPRLDDGQDYKIIFEAGLETDLTDTIALKVFLSDQYENAPAEDKEKNDIKLITGIAYKF is encoded by the coding sequence ATGCCTACCATCACCCGACACCTCCTCCTCTTCAGCCTCCTCCTGCCCCTCACCAGTTCCGCCCACGACGAAAAGTCATCGCCTCCTGCGGATGGGCAATGGCACAGCAACCTTGACCTCGGCCTCACCATCGCCAAAGGCAACACCGACTCCCTGATGGTAGCCGCCGGTATTCAAACACAGAAAAAACAAGGGCCCAACGCCCTGTTTGGTAGCCTCAGTTATAGTTACGGAGAGGAAGACGAAAACAAAACCACCGACGAAACACTCGCAAAGGCCACATGGAAACACCAGTACGCTGGAGAAAATTTCTACGGACTCCGCTTTGACGGCCGCAGAGACACCTTCGCCAAAATCGATTACCGGATGTCTCTCACCGGCAGCCTGGGTCATTACCTTCTCAACAGCGACACCCACCTCCTGTCACTGGAATTCGGTCTCGGAGGAACCTTCGAAGAAAAAGACAGCACCGAAGACAACTACGCCCACGCCTTGGTCGCCCAGCACTTCGAATACCTGATCAGTCAGGACACCAAATTCTACCAAAACTTTTCCTGGTTCCCACGACTGGATGATGGGCAGGATTATAAAATCATCTTTGAAGCCGGCCTCGAAACCGACCTTACCGATACGATCGCCCTCAAAGTTTTTCTCTCGGACCAATACGAAAATGCTCCTGCCGAAGACAAAGAGAAAAATGACATCAAACTCATCACCGGTATCGCCTACAAGTTTTAG
- the deoC gene encoding deoxyribose-phosphate aldolase — protein MKYSAEEVARMIDLSCVRADSTLDEIREMAETAKQYGCICTFALPAHTPMLIDLVVDCEDVLVGGTVGFPDGGATTASKVSEATELREMGCDELDMVMNIAWLKAGQDERVKRDIQAVITAACGLPVKVILECHHLSDEEIVRACEIASEAGVQFVKTGTGWAPSGATLANTSLMKQTVGDRCEVKAAGGVRDLETLLAMVDVGVTRFGIGVRTAVAILEEINKGQKPAGPVESAY, from the coding sequence ATGAAATACTCCGCCGAGGAAGTTGCCCGAATGATCGATCTGAGTTGTGTCCGAGCGGACAGCACTCTCGATGAGATCCGCGAAATGGCAGAAACAGCCAAACAATACGGCTGCATTTGCACCTTCGCCCTACCGGCACACACCCCGATGCTGATCGATCTGGTCGTGGACTGCGAGGATGTCCTCGTGGGTGGCACGGTTGGATTTCCGGACGGTGGAGCGACTACGGCAAGCAAGGTATCCGAAGCCACCGAGCTCCGCGAGATGGGCTGCGACGAACTCGACATGGTGATGAACATCGCCTGGCTCAAGGCCGGTCAAGACGAACGGGTGAAACGAGACATCCAGGCCGTGATCACGGCCGCCTGTGGGCTGCCTGTGAAAGTCATTCTGGAGTGCCACCACCTCAGCGATGAAGAAATCGTGCGGGCCTGTGAGATTGCCTCCGAAGCGGGGGTTCAATTTGTCAAAACCGGAACGGGCTGGGCTCCGAGTGGAGCCACCCTTGCCAACACCTCACTGATGAAACAAACCGTCGGAGATCGTTGCGAAGTCAAGGCCGCCGGGGGAGTGCGCGATTTGGAGACCTTGCTCGCCATGGTCGATGTCGGCGTCACCCGCTTCGGTATCGGTGTCCGCACCGCGGTCGCCATCCTCGAAGAAATCAACAAGGGGCAAAAGCCGGCCGGCCCTGTTGAGTCGGCATATTAA
- a CDS encoding IclR family transcriptional regulator: protein MKTTNERYHVPALVRSLEVIDCLTKQGREGATLTEIMNTLGYPKNSIFRITTTLLDLGYLSRHPESQKFTLTKKFLAFGLHAISDENIIEQSMDIMRKLRDSTRAAAFIGVMNEGKGVMLEQAPGGYPFKLSIEPGSQFRMHCSAPGKAMLAFMRDDEAEPILKKMQFPGFTDTTITTLRAYRKELAEVKELGYALDRAEEFEGIHCVGAPIFDHTQRVIATLWISGSSSNLPSDTFPELGEKVKDAAARISVRLGYETSP from the coding sequence ATGAAAACGACTAACGAAAGATATCACGTTCCGGCACTCGTCCGGTCACTCGAAGTTATCGACTGCCTCACCAAGCAAGGTCGGGAGGGAGCCACATTGACTGAAATTATGAACACCCTCGGGTATCCGAAAAACTCGATTTTCCGGATCACCACCACCCTGCTCGACCTTGGTTACCTGTCCCGCCACCCGGAATCCCAAAAATTCACCCTGACCAAAAAGTTCCTAGCCTTCGGACTGCACGCCATTTCAGACGAGAACATCATCGAACAATCGATGGATATCATGCGCAAACTGCGCGACAGCACTCGGGCAGCGGCCTTCATCGGTGTGATGAACGAGGGCAAGGGCGTCATGCTGGAGCAAGCCCCCGGCGGCTACCCGTTCAAACTTTCGATCGAACCCGGCTCCCAATTCCGTATGCACTGCAGTGCTCCGGGCAAAGCCATGCTCGCCTTCATGCGTGATGATGAAGCCGAACCCATCCTGAAAAAAATGCAATTCCCGGGATTTACCGACACCACCATCACCACACTGCGGGCCTACCGGAAGGAACTCGCGGAGGTCAAAGAGTTGGGATACGCCCTAGATCGAGCCGAAGAGTTCGAAGGTATCCACTGTGTTGGGGCCCCGATTTTCGACCACACCCAACGCGTCATCGCCACTCTCTGGATCAGCGGATCCAGCAGTAACCTACCGAGCGACACCTTCCCCGAACTGGGAGAAAAAGTCAAAGATGCCGCAGCCCGCATCTCGGTCCGGCTCGGCTATGAAACCTCACCTTGA
- a CDS encoding xylulokinase, with protein MEATILAYDFGTGGTKASLYDAAGQCLASDFASYETYYPQDGWHEQRPEDWWQSVIDSTRRLFEQSSEDPGKVRAIGISGHSLGLVPMDEDGQLLRDQVPIWSDSRPDTQMDSFFKHISEEDWYQLTGNGFPPALYTVFKMMWLRDHEPETFEHIHQVIGTKDYVNYKMTGVMATDYSYASGSGVYDLKAWNYSDTLINASGLPAGIFPKIVPSTEILGTLTAEAAEALGLPESVQVVAGGVDNSCMALGALAYKEGACYNSMGSSSWIAVSSSKPLVDLSTRPYVFTHVVPGMFNSATAIFSAGSSFRWMREQVCTNLDQEGKNTYEAMIELAESSAPGANGVSFVPHLAGGSSLDETPDVRGAFLNINLGTTQADLIRATMEGICFGLKQALDALQSITPISDSILAVGGGSRSDFWVQMYADIYGKTITRTNVDQQAAALGAAALAAVGCGIWEDFSTLDSVHQVTDQQQPSEKQNFIGAYSRFLQASHVCCAFANHEND; from the coding sequence ATGGAAGCAACGATCCTCGCCTACGACTTCGGAACCGGAGGAACCAAGGCCTCCCTCTATGATGCTGCAGGCCAGTGCCTCGCCAGTGATTTTGCGTCGTATGAAACCTACTATCCACAAGATGGTTGGCATGAACAACGACCTGAAGACTGGTGGCAATCGGTGATCGACAGTACCCGTAGGTTATTTGAACAATCCTCGGAGGACCCAGGCAAGGTTCGGGCTATCGGCATTTCCGGCCATAGCCTGGGATTGGTTCCGATGGACGAGGATGGCCAATTGTTACGCGATCAGGTGCCTATCTGGTCGGACTCCCGACCGGACACCCAGATGGATTCCTTTTTTAAGCACATCAGCGAAGAGGATTGGTATCAACTGACAGGCAACGGATTCCCCCCCGCTCTCTACACGGTCTTTAAAATGATGTGGCTGCGCGATCACGAGCCGGAAACCTTCGAGCACATCCACCAGGTGATCGGAACCAAGGACTATGTGAATTACAAAATGACCGGAGTCATGGCCACCGACTACTCCTATGCCTCGGGTAGCGGAGTTTATGATCTTAAGGCCTGGAACTATTCCGACACCCTGATCAATGCCAGTGGCCTGCCTGCCGGGATTTTTCCGAAAATTGTTCCCTCCACTGAAATTCTGGGGACATTGACTGCGGAAGCAGCCGAAGCACTCGGATTGCCTGAGTCCGTGCAAGTCGTAGCCGGAGGAGTCGACAACTCCTGCATGGCTCTGGGGGCTCTTGCCTACAAAGAAGGTGCCTGCTACAACTCGATGGGATCCTCGAGCTGGATCGCCGTTTCGTCCAGCAAGCCGCTCGTCGACCTCTCCACCCGCCCCTACGTCTTCACCCATGTCGTGCCCGGCATGTTCAACTCCGCCACTGCCATCTTTTCGGCAGGCTCCTCGTTCCGCTGGATGCGGGAACAAGTCTGCACCAACCTTGATCAGGAAGGAAAAAACACCTACGAGGCAATGATCGAGCTTGCCGAATCCTCGGCACCCGGAGCCAACGGAGTCAGCTTTGTCCCCCACCTCGCCGGAGGATCTTCACTGGATGAAACCCCGGACGTCCGTGGAGCGTTCCTCAATATCAATCTGGGCACCACCCAGGCCGATTTGATCAGAGCCACGATGGAAGGTATCTGTTTCGGGCTTAAACAGGCTCTCGATGCCTTACAGTCCATTACCCCGATCAGCGACTCCATTCTTGCCGTTGGAGGAGGCAGTCGCAGTGATTTCTGGGTGCAGATGTATGCCGACATCTACGGCAAAACCATCACCCGGACCAATGTCGACCAGCAGGCGGCGGCACTGGGGGCAGCCGCACTCGCCGCCGTCGGATGTGGCATCTGGGAAGATTTTTCCACTCTGGACTCGGTTCATCAGGTAACCGATCAGCAACAACCCTCTGAGAAACAAAACTTTATCGGTGCTTACAGTCGCTTTTTACAAGCTAGTCATGTATGTTGCGCGTTCGCAAACCATGAAAACGACTAA